In one Dermacentor variabilis isolate Ectoservices chromosome 4, ASM5094787v1, whole genome shotgun sequence genomic region, the following are encoded:
- the LOC142579255 gene encoding transmembrane protein 184C isoform X2, which translates to MPLSWCLSRWKLWIQFVVALAYGLVILVVVPLISVQLMNKGASADVQAWFSSGVFVLLTLPITFWEIIQHILNYTKPHLQKHIIRILWMVPIYSLNCWLALTWPKTGIYLDTIRECYEAYVIYNFMVFLLNFLHRELEMEISPDEHRPSVKHIFPLCFLRPCPGGLRFINSCRHGILQYTVIRPITTALALVTEMFGKYGEGKFDFGYAYPYIVVINNISQFIAMYSLVLFYKAYRTELTPMSPIPKFLCIKAVVFFSFFQSVIISLLIYTGIVSPSFFSEKGTAGDVNRGLQDFLICIEMFVAAVAHYFAFSHVPYVDPHARPIPCCLSFMAMWDVSDVTQDVSDHIRHVGKAGYSLLPLIHGRAGPLT; encoded by the exons ATGCCCCTTTCGTGGTGCCTCTCAAGATGGAAACTGTGGATACAGTTCGTCGTAGCCCTGGCCTACGGGCTTGTGATCCTCGTCGTGGTGCCACTTATCAGCGTCCAGCTGATGAACAAAGGTGCCAGTGCAGACGTTCAGGCCTGGTTCAGCAGCGGCGTTTTTGTTCTCTTGACCCTTCCCATTACTTTCTGGGAAATAATCCAGCACATACTAAACTACACGAAGCCGCACCTTCAGAAACACATAATTAG AATCCTATGGATGGTACCAATCTATTCGCTCAACTGC TGGCTTGCTCTGACATGGCCAAAGACTGGAATATACCTTGACACAATTAGGGAGTGCTACGAAGCCTATGTGATATACAACTTCATGGTGTTCCTGTTGAATTTTCTGCACCGAGAGCTGGAAATGGAAATATCTCCAGATGAGCACAGGCCATCTGtaaagcacattttcccactCTGCTTTCTCCGGCCCTGCCCTGGTGGCTT GCGCTTTATCAATTCCTGTCGACATGGTATTCTTCAGTACACAGTAATCAGACCAATCACAACAGCATTGGCCCT CGTAACTGAAATGTTTGGAAAATATGGAGAAGGAAAGTTTGATTTCGGATATGCGTACCCATATATCGTGGTTATAAACAACATATCGCAGTTT ATTGCTATGTACAGCCTAGTCTTGTTTTACAAGGCCTATAGGACTGAACTGACACCAATGTCACCAATACCGAAATTTCTGTGCATCAAAGCggtcgtctttttttctttctt CCAATCAGTGATCATCTCACTGTTGATTTACACGGGCATAGTGTCCCCCTCCTTCTTTAGTGAAAAAGGAACTGCTGGTGATGTGAACAGAGGTCTTCAG GACTTCCTGATCTGCATAGAGATGTTTGTGGCCGCGGTTGCCCACTACTTTGCCTTCTCACATGTCCCGTACGTGGACCCACACGCGCGGCCCATTCCCTGCTGCCTGTCGTTCATGGCCATGTGGGACGTGTCCGACGTGACGCAGGACGTGTCTGACCATATTAGACATGTCGGTAAGGCGGGCTACTCCCTGCTGCCTCTCATTCATGGCCGCGCGGGACCTCTGACCTGA